The following coding sequences are from one Macaca nemestrina isolate mMacNem1 chromosome 1, mMacNem.hap1, whole genome shotgun sequence window:
- the LOC139359422 gene encoding endogenous retrovirus group K member 7 Env polyprotein-like: MSLKPQVNYLQDFSYQRSLKFRPKGKTCPKEISKESKDLVWEECVADSAVILQNNTFGTVIDWAPQGQFYHNCTGQTQFCPSALVSPTVDSDLTENLDKGKHKKLQSFYPWIWGEKGISTPRPKIISPVFGPEHPELWRLTVASYHLRIWSGNQTIETRDYKPFYSINLNSSLTVPLQSCVKSPYMLVTGNIVIKPDSQTITCENCRLFTCIDSTFDWQHRILLVRAREGVWIPVSMDRPWEASPSIHILTEVLKGILNRSKRFIFTLIAVIMGLIAVTATATVAGVALHSSVQTVSFVDNWQKNSTRLWNSQSGINQKLANQINDLRQTVIWMGDRLMSLEHCFQLQCDWNTSDFRITPQVYNESKHHWDMVRRHLQGREDNLTLDISKLKEQMFEASQSHLNIVPGAEVLDQVAKHLYGLNPTTWIKSIGNSTAVNFGIMCICFISLFLVCRTSRRILRQNRENEQAFIAMAHLYREKGRKNVAGSRGP; encoded by the coding sequence ATGTCACTCAAACCACAGGTAAACTATTTACAAGACTTTTCTTATCAAAGATCATTAAAATTTAGGCCAAAAGGGAAAACTTGCCCCAAAGAGATTTCCAAAGAATCAAAAGATTTAGTTTGGGAAGAATGTGTGGCCGATAGTGCGGTGATATTACAAAACAATACATTCGGAACTGTTATAGATTGGGCACCTCAAGGTCAATTCTACCACAATTGCACAGGACAAACTCAATTCTGTCCCAGTGCACTAGTGAGTCCAACTGTTGATAGTGACTTAACAGAAAATTTAGACAAAGGTAAGCACAAAAAATTACAGTCTTTCTACCCTTGGAtatggggagaaaagggaatctcTACTCCAAGACCAAAAATAATAAGTCCTGTTTTTGGTCCTGAACATCCAGAATTATGGAGGCTTACTGTAGCTTCATACCACCTTAGAATTTGGTCTGGAAATCAAACTATAGAAACAAGAGATTATAAGCCATTTTACTCTATCAACCTAAATTCCAGTCTAACAGTTCCTTTACAAAGTTGTGTAAAGTCCCCTTATATGTTAGTCACAGGAAATATAGTTATTAAACCGGACTCCCAAACTATAACTTGTGAAAATTGCAGATTGTTTACTTGCATTGATTCGACTTTTGATTGGCAGCACCGTATTCTGCTAGTGAGAGCAAGAGAAGGCGTGTGGATCCCTGTGTCCATGGACCGACCATGGGAGGCCTCACCATCCATCCATATTTTGACTGAAGTattaaaaggcattttaaatagatccaaaagattcatttttactttaattgcaGTGATTATGGGATTAATTGCAGTCACAGCTACAGCCACTGTGGCAGGAGTTGCATTGCACTCTTCTGTTCAGACAGTAAGCTTTGTTGACAATTGGCAAAAGAATTCCACAAGGTTGTGGAATTCACAATCTGGTATCAatcaaaaattggcaaatcaaattaatgatcttaGACAAACTGTCATTTGGATGGGAGATAGACTCATGAGCTTGGAACATTGTTTCCAGTTACAGTGTGACTGGAATACGTCAGATTTTCGTATTACACCCCAAGTTTATAATGAGTCTAAACATCACTGGGACATGGTTAGACGCCATCTACAGGGAAGAGAAGATAATCTCACTTTAgacatttctaaattaaaagaacaaatgttTGAAGCCTCTCAAAGTCACTTAAATATTGTGCCTGGAGCTGAGGTGTTAGATCAAGTGGCAAAACATCTTTATGGATTAAACCCCACGACTTGGATTAAGTCTATTGGGAACTCTACTGcagtaaattttggaattatgtgTATCTGTTTTATCAGCTTGTTTTTAGTGTGCCGGACCAGTCGAAGAATCCTGCGTCAGAATCGAGAGAATGAACAAGCCTTCATcgccatggcacatttatatagagaaaaagggagaaagaatgtTGCAGGAAGTCGGGGACCTTGA